One genomic segment of Paenibacillus xylanexedens includes these proteins:
- a CDS encoding TIGR00282 family metallophosphoesterase: MKVLFIGDIVGNVGRKALKENLPYLKSKYKPHVVIVNGENAAAGRGITGAIANEFFNWGVHGITLGNHTWDNKDIFDFIDDEPRMIRPANFPPGTPGRGYTVVKGEGKELAIVNLQGRTFLPALDCPFRVADEIVDELRQDHKCILVDMHAEATSEKIAMGWHLDGRASLVVGTHTHVQSNDDRILPGGTAYLTDAGMVGPRDGILGMEREAVLRKFYTQLPVRFVVDDGKWHFHGVFVEIDEATGAATRIEKIRLTEDEWRME; this comes from the coding sequence ATGAAAGTTTTGTTTATTGGTGACATTGTAGGTAACGTGGGACGTAAGGCATTAAAGGAAAATTTACCATACCTGAAATCGAAGTATAAGCCACATGTGGTGATTGTGAATGGTGAAAATGCGGCAGCAGGTCGTGGTATTACCGGTGCAATCGCAAATGAGTTTTTCAACTGGGGTGTACATGGTATTACACTTGGTAATCATACTTGGGACAATAAGGATATTTTTGATTTTATAGATGATGAGCCCCGCATGATTCGTCCAGCGAACTTTCCACCAGGAACACCAGGACGAGGGTACACGGTTGTCAAAGGCGAAGGGAAAGAGCTAGCGATTGTCAATCTTCAAGGAAGAACGTTCCTGCCTGCTCTGGATTGTCCATTCCGTGTAGCTGATGAAATTGTAGATGAGCTGCGCCAAGACCATAAATGTATTTTGGTCGATATGCATGCTGAAGCGACGTCAGAAAAGATTGCCATGGGATGGCATCTGGATGGACGTGCGTCTCTCGTTGTAGGTACACATACGCATGTACAAAGTAATGATGATCGGATTTTGCCTGGAGGAACAGCTTACTTGACGGATGCAGGCATGGTAGGGCCTCGTGACGGCATATTGGGTATGGAGCGTGAGGCCGTGTTGCGTAAGTTCTACACCCAGCTACCTGTACGTTTTGTTGTAGATGATGGCAAATGGCACTTCCATGGTGTTTTTGTTGAAATTGATGAAGCCACAGGTGCGGCAACACGCATCGAAAAAATTCGTCTGACGGAGGACGAGTGGCGCATGGAATAG
- a CDS encoding stage V sporulation protein S translates to MDVLKVSAKSNPNSVAGALAGVLRERGNAELQAIGAGALNQAIKAVAIARGFVAPSGVDLICIPAFTDIVIDGEDRTAIKLIVEPR, encoded by the coding sequence ATGGATGTATTAAAAGTTTCAGCAAAGTCCAATCCTAATTCTGTAGCCGGCGCTCTTGCAGGGGTTCTTCGTGAACGTGGAAATGCTGAACTGCAGGCAATTGGAGCGGGAGCACTGAACCAAGCCATTAAAGCGGTAGCGATAGCCCGGGGATTTGTAGCACCAAGTGGAGTTGACCTGATTTGTATTCCAGCTTTTACAGACATTGTGATCGACGGCGAGGACCGAACGGCCATTAAGCTGATTGTGGAGCCCAGATAA
- a CDS encoding dipeptidase — translation MSMSDWRVADFHCDALSKILMQPALPFQDAPQLDVNLQRLKEGNVGLQAFAIYLPEVLGRGKFEHVMGQLEIYRRRVERSQERPGGTQTLLWREQVAQVGQTGGPWGLITLEGVDGLEGNLFYLELCYQMGVRIIGLTWNYANWAADGVMEKRGAGLTEKGKELVRQCNEIGMLLDVSHLTEKGFWELADLSKRPFIASHSNSYSVCPHVRNLKDDQIQAIIAREGRIGLTFVPWFVKQEGEVRIEDLLPHIEEICSLGGQHHLMMGSDFDGISTYIQRLEHSGHYPRLTEILLKHYDEHLVRGWLWGNAMSYLGEHLPESNPKMQMKGNSMK, via the coding sequence ATGTCCATGTCTGATTGGCGTGTAGCTGATTTTCACTGTGATGCACTGAGCAAAATTTTGATGCAGCCTGCTCTTCCATTCCAAGATGCTCCACAACTGGATGTGAACTTGCAACGTTTGAAAGAGGGGAATGTAGGGTTGCAGGCGTTCGCCATCTATTTACCCGAAGTACTTGGCAGAGGCAAGTTTGAACATGTGATGGGGCAGTTGGAGATCTATCGTAGACGTGTGGAGAGAAGTCAGGAGCGGCCTGGCGGCACACAGACGTTGTTATGGCGTGAACAGGTGGCTCAGGTGGGGCAAACAGGGGGGCCGTGGGGATTAATCACACTGGAGGGTGTGGATGGCCTGGAGGGCAACCTGTTCTATCTGGAGTTATGTTATCAGATGGGCGTTCGAATTATTGGACTAACGTGGAATTATGCCAATTGGGCGGCTGACGGAGTAATGGAGAAGCGTGGAGCAGGTCTGACCGAGAAGGGGAAGGAACTGGTGCGCCAGTGTAATGAAATCGGAATGCTGCTCGACGTGTCACATCTGACAGAGAAAGGTTTCTGGGAACTGGCTGACTTGAGTAAACGTCCTTTTATCGCCTCCCACTCCAACAGTTACAGTGTATGTCCCCATGTGCGTAATCTGAAAGATGATCAGATTCAGGCTATCATTGCCCGGGAAGGGCGGATTGGACTGACGTTTGTACCCTGGTTTGTCAAGCAGGAGGGTGAGGTACGTATAGAAGATCTGCTGCCTCATATTGAGGAGATTTGTTCTCTCGGCGGGCAGCATCATCTGATGATGGGGTCTGATTTTGATGGAATTTCAACGTATATTCAGAGACTTGAACATTCAGGACATTATCCGAGACTGACGGAAATCCTGCTCAAGCATTATGATGAACATTTAGTGCGCGGCTGGTTGTGGGGGAATGCGATGAGTTATCTGGGGGAACACTTGCCAGAGAGCAATCCGAAGATGCAGATGAAGGGGAATTCCATGAAATAG
- the pduL gene encoding phosphate propanoyltransferase: MSKTVPVGVSARHIHVSQEHVEILFGKGYELTEFKPLSQPGQYAANETVAVIGSKGQFDKVRILGPVRPETQLEISMTDSFAIGVKAPVRESGSIEGTPGITIKGPAGEVTIDKGVIVAARHIHFHTSDAAKWGIEDKQMLKVRLGGDRGLVLENVLARVSDSFALDMHIDTDEANAAGARNGDTAEIID; the protein is encoded by the coding sequence ATGAGTAAAACAGTACCTGTGGGCGTATCTGCCCGTCACATTCATGTATCCCAAGAGCACGTTGAAATTTTGTTTGGCAAAGGTTATGAACTGACTGAATTTAAACCTCTGTCCCAGCCTGGCCAATACGCTGCTAACGAAACTGTAGCGGTAATTGGTTCGAAAGGACAGTTTGATAAAGTGCGTATCCTCGGACCTGTTCGCCCTGAAACGCAACTGGAGATCTCCATGACAGATTCATTTGCGATTGGTGTTAAAGCACCTGTACGTGAATCTGGAAGCATTGAAGGTACACCAGGAATCACAATTAAAGGTCCTGCTGGCGAAGTAACGATTGATAAAGGTGTTATCGTTGCTGCTCGTCACATTCACTTCCATACTTCTGATGCTGCTAAATGGGGTATCGAGGACAAACAAATGTTGAAAGTTCGTCTGGGTGGAGATCGTGGTCTGGTACTGGAAAATGTACTGGCTCGTGTATCCGATTCTTTCGCACTGGACATGCATATTGATACAGATGAGGCTAACGCTGCTGGCGCTCGTAATGGCGACACTGCTGAAATCATCGATTAA
- the miaB gene encoding tRNA (N6-isopentenyl adenosine(37)-C2)-methylthiotransferase MiaB, with protein MAKDSKKDYSQYFDFSDAKVISQDEFSKKIRIRGREINIKSEPNHRQEKQRGKEDVQVLYENAVPDELKNIGKGKHYIVYTYGCQMNEHDSETIKGLLESMGYQATENRKEADIILLNTCAIRENAEDKVFGELGHLKTLKLERPGLLLGVCGCMSQEEGVVNRIMQKHGFVDMIFGTHNVHRLPHLIQEALFSKEMVVEVWSKEGDIIENLPKKREGMRGWVNIMYGCDKFCTYCIVPFTRGKERSRRPEDVIAEVRDLARQGFKEITLLGQNVNAYGKDFTDLNYSFGDLMDAIRQIDIPRVRFTTSHPRDFDDHLIEVLAKGGNLVEHIHLPVQSGSSEVLKRMSRKYNREHYLKLADKIKKAIPDVVLTTDIIVGFPGETEEQFEDTLSLVREVGYDFAYTFIYSPREGTPAAVMEDNVPMEVKKERLKRLNETINEYSHRSNEEQRGKIVEVLVEGESKRNSEVLAGRTRSNKLVHFEGPKDLIGTFVQVEITDPMTFYIRGNLLSEPVAANQ; from the coding sequence ATGGCTAAAGACTCAAAAAAGGATTACTCCCAATATTTTGATTTCTCCGATGCCAAAGTAATTTCGCAAGATGAATTCAGCAAAAAGATAAGAATCCGGGGCCGTGAGATTAACATCAAATCGGAACCCAATCATCGTCAGGAGAAACAGCGGGGCAAGGAAGACGTCCAGGTGCTTTACGAAAATGCGGTTCCCGATGAACTGAAAAACATAGGGAAAGGCAAACACTATATTGTATATACGTATGGATGTCAGATGAACGAGCATGACTCGGAGACCATCAAAGGCCTGCTTGAGTCTATGGGATATCAGGCTACAGAGAATCGCAAAGAAGCTGATATTATTCTGCTCAATACGTGTGCCATACGAGAAAATGCGGAAGATAAAGTATTTGGTGAGCTTGGTCACCTGAAAACGCTAAAACTTGAACGTCCGGGATTGTTACTTGGCGTATGCGGTTGTATGTCCCAAGAAGAAGGCGTCGTCAACCGAATCATGCAGAAACATGGCTTTGTGGATATGATATTTGGTACACATAACGTGCATCGACTGCCACATCTAATCCAGGAAGCGTTGTTCAGCAAAGAAATGGTTGTTGAGGTGTGGTCCAAGGAAGGCGACATCATTGAGAACCTGCCGAAGAAACGTGAGGGTATGCGCGGCTGGGTGAACATAATGTATGGCTGCGACAAGTTCTGTACATATTGCATTGTTCCGTTTACGCGGGGCAAAGAACGCAGCCGTCGTCCAGAAGATGTCATTGCTGAAGTTAGGGATTTGGCACGACAAGGCTTTAAGGAGATCACGCTGCTTGGTCAAAATGTGAATGCGTACGGCAAGGACTTCACCGACCTGAACTACAGCTTTGGTGACTTGATGGATGCCATTCGCCAAATTGATATTCCAAGAGTACGTTTTACAACCAGTCACCCACGTGACTTCGATGACCACTTGATTGAAGTGCTGGCCAAGGGCGGAAATCTGGTGGAGCACATTCATCTTCCGGTGCAATCTGGCAGTTCAGAAGTACTCAAACGTATGAGCCGCAAGTATAACCGGGAACACTATCTGAAGCTGGCTGACAAAATTAAAAAGGCCATCCCGGATGTTGTGTTGACAACGGATATTATTGTTGGTTTTCCGGGGGAAACGGAAGAACAGTTTGAAGATACACTTTCCCTTGTCCGTGAAGTAGGGTATGATTTTGCCTATACCTTTATTTATTCCCCGCGTGAAGGTACACCGGCTGCAGTGATGGAAGACAACGTACCGATGGAAGTGAAGAAGGAACGTTTGAAGCGCTTGAACGAAACGATCAACGAATACAGCCACCGAAGCAATGAAGAGCAACGCGGCAAAATCGTTGAAGTGCTCGTTGAAGGCGAGAGCAAACGGAATTCCGAAGTTCTGGCAGGACGTACACGCAGCAACAAGCTGGTGCATTTTGAAGGACCTAAAGATTTGATCGGTACTTTCGTACAAGTGGAAATCACCGATCCGATGACTTTTTATATTCGGGGCAACCTGCTCTCCGAGCCGGTAGCTGCCAATCAGTAA
- a CDS encoding RicAFT regulatory complex protein RicA family protein translates to MPTYDTRNLVIRDDIMGKAKELADMLGTSEEVRQFQQAETKIRDHERIQQLIATIKKKQKEIVAFESFKNVEMVSKIEQEIEDLQSELDSIPLVTEFQQSQSDINYLLQLVISVIRDTVSEKVNVEAGTDSPPTSCG, encoded by the coding sequence ATGCCAACCTACGATACGCGCAATCTGGTCATACGCGACGACATTATGGGAAAAGCCAAAGAATTGGCTGATATGCTCGGAACGAGTGAGGAAGTTAGACAGTTTCAACAGGCTGAAACCAAAATTCGGGATCATGAGCGCATCCAGCAATTGATTGCAACGATCAAGAAAAAACAAAAAGAGATTGTTGCTTTTGAAAGCTTCAAAAATGTGGAGATGGTCAGCAAAATTGAACAGGAAATTGAAGATCTGCAAAGCGAACTGGACAGTATTCCATTGGTTACGGAATTCCAGCAGAGCCAGAGCGACATCAACTACTTGCTTCAACTAGTGATCTCCGTAATCCGGGATACGGTTTCTGAAAAAGTAAACGTGGAGGCTGGAACGGATTCACCTCCGACCAGTTGCGGTTAA
- a CDS encoding PaaI family thioesterase, with protein sequence MSILDKMVEDGDGRFWGFLGCRYIKGDGKEVQIALTAGEHHTNSMGIIHGGVLTSLMDQAMGMVATAAMEVDGCVTTNLNVHFLAPMKQGELTVTATVLHQAGRSVTTQSEVRDASGTLGCMATATFRIARPRT encoded by the coding sequence ATGAGCATTTTGGACAAAATGGTGGAAGACGGAGACGGACGATTCTGGGGATTTCTCGGATGTCGTTATATTAAAGGAGACGGCAAAGAAGTACAGATCGCGTTGACAGCAGGCGAACATCATACCAACTCCATGGGGATTATTCATGGGGGTGTATTAACTTCACTGATGGATCAGGCGATGGGTATGGTTGCAACAGCAGCAATGGAAGTAGACGGCTGTGTGACAACGAATCTGAACGTACATTTTCTTGCACCAATGAAACAAGGGGAATTAACGGTGACAGCTACGGTACTGCATCAAGCAGGACGCAGTGTTACGACTCAATCGGAGGTTCGTGATGCATCGGGCACGTTGGGATGTATGGCTACGGCGACATTCCGCATAGCACGCCCGAGAACGTAA
- a CDS encoding NUDIX hydrolase → MSENYEHFNAESDEQAARAYSSQKYRTPDGVPADIVMFTLTKRERKTVTKTLPIRELKVMLIKRKGWPFAGRWALPGGFCQENESIYGAAKRELMEETGVDGGHLEYLNVYSQPGRDPRGWIISHAFFALVEEWMLDQRQAADDAEDVGLFTIQEALQELELAFDHRTIIEDAYRRIQQQMLETTIARQFLPRDFTLSELYQVIQSVVPDFEEPNFIRKITSTRSRKGIVEEVRDEEGNLVSSNQYSQRPAQLYRFTELVPRLSIYT, encoded by the coding sequence ATGAGCGAAAACTACGAACACTTCAATGCAGAGAGCGACGAACAAGCAGCACGTGCTTATAGTTCCCAAAAATATCGTACCCCCGATGGTGTTCCTGCGGATATCGTTATGTTCACCTTAACCAAGCGGGAGCGCAAGACGGTGACGAAGACACTTCCCATTCGGGAACTGAAAGTGATGCTGATCAAGCGCAAAGGCTGGCCCTTTGCAGGCAGATGGGCATTACCCGGGGGATTTTGTCAGGAGAATGAATCCATCTATGGTGCAGCTAAGCGTGAGCTGATGGAAGAGACAGGTGTAGATGGTGGACATCTGGAGTACTTAAATGTATACAGTCAGCCGGGTCGTGACCCGAGGGGCTGGATTATCTCTCACGCATTTTTCGCGCTTGTGGAAGAATGGATGCTGGATCAACGCCAAGCAGCAGATGATGCTGAGGATGTTGGATTGTTCACCATCCAGGAGGCGCTGCAAGAACTGGAACTGGCCTTTGATCACAGAACAATCATCGAAGACGCTTATCGACGTATTCAACAGCAGATGCTGGAAACGACGATTGCTCGTCAGTTCCTGCCACGTGATTTTACATTAAGTGAATTATATCAGGTTATTCAAAGTGTTGTACCGGATTTTGAAGAACCAAACTTCATTCGCAAGATTACGTCTACCCGCAGCCGTAAAGGCATTGTGGAAGAAGTAAGAGATGAAGAGGGGAACCTGGTGAGTTCCAACCAGTACTCGCAGCGTCCGGCGCAGTTATATCGTTTTACAGAACTCGTACCACGCCTGTCCATCTACACGTAA
- a CDS encoding cysteine hydrolase family protein: MKALIVIDFTKDFVTGSLPVGQPAVEIEETIAAVTEAYCKNKHEVIMAVDLHEENDPYHPETVLFPPHNIRNTEGRQLYGRLARVMEERKTDIQWMDKTRYSAFCGTDLELRLRARGITDIALIGVCTDICILHTAVDAYNKGFHITVYEDAVASFNPAGHEWALGHFRSSLGASVVKASETVLA; the protein is encoded by the coding sequence ATGAAAGCACTGATTGTCATTGATTTTACGAAGGATTTTGTGACAGGTTCTTTGCCTGTAGGTCAGCCAGCAGTAGAGATCGAAGAGACGATTGCAGCTGTAACCGAGGCCTACTGTAAGAACAAACATGAGGTAATCATGGCTGTGGATCTACACGAAGAAAATGATCCTTATCACCCGGAGACTGTACTTTTCCCACCTCATAACATCAGAAATACGGAGGGAAGACAGTTATATGGTCGTCTTGCCCGAGTGATGGAAGAACGGAAAACAGATATACAGTGGATGGATAAGACCAGATATAGTGCATTCTGTGGGACCGATCTGGAACTCAGACTGCGTGCACGTGGTATTACGGATATTGCACTAATTGGGGTATGCACGGATATTTGCATATTGCATACCGCAGTGGACGCTTACAATAAAGGTTTTCATATTACGGTATATGAAGATGCAGTTGCCAGCTTCAATCCGGCAGGGCATGAGTGGGCACTTGGACATTTTCGTTCCAGCCTTGGTGCTTCGGTGGTTAAGGCGAGCGAGACGGTCTTGGCTTAA
- a CDS encoding nicotinate phosphoribosyltransferase, whose translation MQTTSLALHTDKYQINMMYAHWVNGTHKRKAVFEAYFRKLPFGNGYAVFAGLERIVNYISQLRFTMDDIKFLSKQEENYDPVFLEELLQFSFQGTIHSMKEGAIVFPDEPLIRVEGSIMETQLVETAILNFMNYQTLIATKASRIKQVAQQDILLEFGTRRAQEADAAIWGARASYVAGFHATSNMLAGERFGIPTAGTHAHSWVQSFMSEQEAFDVYAKVLPDQVTLLVDTFDTLNSGVPHAIKTAKKLESQGKKMNAIRLDSGDLAYLSIQARQMLDEAGLDYVKIVASNDLDENTIFNLKAQGARIDTWGVGTQLITASDQPSLGGVYKLVEREVDGAMLPTIKISANPEKVSTPGKKEVFRIIDPKHGKAIADYICYPEEEQPLQGGPLKLFNPLHPYLKKTVTRYEAVNMLEPIFVNGRKVYELPNLDEIRAYHREQMNLFWPEYQRKLNPEIYRVNISPAAWNMKQKLIAEHVKSTEE comes from the coding sequence ATGCAGACAACTAGCCTGGCTTTACATACGGATAAATATCAGATCAATATGATGTACGCCCATTGGGTGAATGGTACTCACAAGCGGAAGGCGGTATTTGAAGCCTATTTCCGTAAGCTTCCTTTTGGCAACGGATATGCGGTATTTGCCGGATTGGAACGTATTGTGAACTATATCAGCCAGCTTCGGTTTACGATGGACGACATCAAATTTTTATCCAAACAAGAGGAAAATTACGATCCGGTCTTTCTGGAAGAGTTGCTCCAGTTTTCATTTCAGGGGACGATTCATTCCATGAAGGAGGGTGCAATTGTTTTCCCTGACGAACCGCTCATTCGGGTAGAAGGCTCCATTATGGAGACACAATTGGTGGAGACGGCGATACTTAACTTCATGAATTATCAGACGTTGATTGCAACCAAGGCTTCGCGGATCAAACAGGTAGCACAGCAGGATATTTTGCTCGAATTCGGCACACGGCGTGCACAGGAAGCGGATGCTGCTATCTGGGGCGCACGTGCCTCGTATGTAGCAGGTTTCCATGCAACGTCCAATATGCTTGCCGGAGAGCGCTTCGGAATCCCAACAGCAGGTACACATGCCCATTCCTGGGTACAGAGCTTTATGAGCGAACAGGAGGCGTTTGACGTGTATGCCAAAGTGTTGCCTGATCAGGTTACGCTGCTGGTTGATACCTTTGACACGTTAAACAGTGGGGTACCTCACGCCATCAAGACAGCCAAGAAGTTGGAGAGCCAAGGCAAAAAGATGAATGCGATTCGTCTGGACAGTGGTGACCTTGCGTACTTGTCGATTCAGGCACGTCAGATGCTGGATGAGGCTGGCCTGGATTATGTGAAAATTGTTGCATCCAATGATTTGGATGAGAATACGATTTTCAACCTTAAGGCTCAGGGAGCGCGGATTGATACATGGGGTGTTGGCACACAGTTGATTACGGCTTCTGACCAACCATCTTTGGGTGGAGTATATAAATTGGTGGAGCGTGAAGTGGACGGTGCCATGTTGCCTACGATCAAAATATCTGCCAATCCTGAAAAGGTGTCCACTCCAGGTAAAAAGGAAGTGTTCCGGATCATTGATCCGAAACATGGCAAAGCGATTGCAGATTATATCTGCTATCCAGAGGAAGAGCAGCCGCTACAGGGCGGACCGCTCAAGCTGTTCAACCCGCTACACCCTTACCTGAAAAAGACGGTTACCCGCTACGAAGCGGTCAATATGCTGGAGCCAATCTTTGTAAATGGACGTAAAGTGTATGAACTGCCTAATCTGGATGAGATTCGTGCGTATCACCGGGAACAGATGAACCTCTTCTGGCCTGAATACCAACGGAAGCTCAACCCGGAGATCTACCGTGTGAACATCAGCCCTGCGGCCTGGAATATGAAGCAGAAGCTCATTGCGGAACATGTGAAATCCACAGAGGAATGA